The following are encoded together in the Plasmodium knowlesi strain H genome assembly, chromosome: 8 genome:
- a CDS encoding inorganic pyrophosphatase, putative — protein MSSAVVKPSNGEMPKTKEQKEMKNEYQVETNKELQVNLNFHNNNIISNIFSNLSLFDYLTNIFTINKKTYMLKYCNKLNEDNFYISYFQKENDKFAQISPWHDIDLMNEDGTYNMVVEITKYNYIKLEIQLKENFNVIKQDTKKGKLRYYHNSIYWNYGALPRTYEYPKHIYTCQTGDNQDLFFTGDDDPLDVVDVGQNSLKMGQVVPVKILGAFTLIDEGQLDWKIIAINKHDKHFDDVNSLEDVEKYYPHTLNLLLEWFRSYKMAESKKLNIISKKIHTKEESEGLIKKTHEYYCEFLRDMKKYECDQTSQSTCGISTKQHSGSSDLSWSTLPKKSQDDALYNSLLQDISISYYMADPTYRPNENIWIH, from the exons atgagcaGCGCCGTGGTCAAGCCAAGTAATGGTGAAATGCCCAAaacgaaggaacagaaggagaTGAAAAATGAGTACCAAGTAGAGACAAACAAAGAGCTACAAGTAAACTTAAACTTCCACAATAACAACATCATATCgaatatattttcaaatttgagTCTGTTCGATTATCTAACAAATATCTTCACGATTAACAAAAAGACGTATATGTTAAAATATTGCAATAAGCTGAATGAGgataatttttacatttcgtACTTTCAAAAAGAGAATGACAAATTTGCGCAGATATCCCCATGGCATGACATCGACTTGATGAATGAAGATGGCACGTATAATATGGTCGTCGAAATTACAAAGTACAATTATATAAAGTTGGAGATTCAGTTAAAAGAAAACTTTAATGTTATTAAACAGGATACGAAGAAAGGCAAGCTTCGTTATTACCACAACTCCATTTATTGGAACTATGGCGCCTTGCCGCGGACGTACGAGTACCCCAAGCACATTTACACCTGTCAGACTGGGGATAATCAGGATTTGTTCTTCACGGGGGATGACGACCCTCTTGACGTGGTGGACGTGGGCCAGAATAGTTTGAAAATGGGTCAGGTCGTCCCAGTCAAG ATCCTCGGGGCGTTTACCCTCATTGATGAGGGACAGCTGGACTGGAAGATCATCGCCATCAAT AAACACGACAAACATTTCGACGACGTGAACTCCCTGGAAGACGTGGAGAAGTACTACCCCCACACACTGAATCTCCTCCTGGAGTGGTTCCGTTCGTACAAAATGGCTGaatcgaaaaaattaaacataatctcaaaaaaaattcacacgAAAGAGGAGAGTGAAGGGTTAATTAAGAAGACACATGAATATTACTGTGAGTTTCTGCGGGATATGAAGAAGTACGAATGTGACCAGACCAGTCAAAGCACCTGTGGAATTAGCACAAAACAACATTCAGGTAGTAGTGACCTCAGCTGGAGTACACTTCCGAAGAAATCTCAGGACGATGCTCTCTACAACAGTCTTCTGCAGGATATTAGTATTTCATACTATATGGCCGATCCGACGTACAGACCAAACGAGAACATATGGATCCACTGA
- a CDS encoding KIR protein, with protein MGEGHGHENNSTRRDVEIKSELDKLLETKRKYYDELNKGIDCCQELGDSLRESAEEKLFGDPKTKDYASKVVGNWCCAYEWGKKVLHSTNYWCYYFYYWLGSKIPAKPVNKSWKDTMKIIYHELQDPEGRGTCKIIYDNIEREVFRNMQKLYNFHYDYDTIEGQLELSKYYCDEELRSYLDEIYEAYEDIKEQCIDEGCNEQYCKDFSTMFDDDKYENLLKKKCSTETRTEHRAIEQHLEAKGEKFLVVREEPSHTIGLSNPTESSSPSTTGSDSTIAPGAVAGGTIATIGIPTIGFFLYKYTDVFDGIKKTLFGGSNNTGGRSRGRRSTFRHNDQHFDGFDSSTLGGDGSTTLGGGGGDSSTLGGSSTDVSTIYDDGGRRPSGRTRATNNRRPGNIRYYAT; from the exons atgggAGAAGGCCATGGGCATGAAAATAATAGTACGAGAAGAGATGTGGAAATT aaatCGGAGTTGGATAAGTTGTTAGAAACAAAGCGAAAATATTATGATGAACTTAATAAAGGAATAGACTGTTGCCAGGAGTTAGGAGATAGTCTTAGGGAGAGCGCAGAGGAGAAATTGTTCGGAGATCCTAAGACTAAGGACTATGCCAGTAAGGTTGTGGGAAACTGGTGTTGTGCGTACGAATGGGGGAAGAAGGTTCTGCATTCTACGAATTATTGGTGTTATTACTTCTATTATTGGTTAGGGAGTAAAATACCTGCCAAACCAGTAAATAAGTCATGGAAGGACACTATGAAAATCATTTACCATGAACTCCAGGATCCCGAAGGGAGGGGTACGTGCAAAATTATATACGACAACATTGAAAGAGAAGTATTTCGTAATAtgcaaaaattatataatttCCATTACGACTACGACACTATAGAAGGGCAGTTAGAGCTTAGTAAATACTACTGTGATGAAGAACTTAGGAGTTATCTAGATGAAATTTATGAAGCTTACGAAGATATAAAGGAACAATGTATCGATGAAGGATGTAACGAGCAGTATTGTAAGGACTTCTCCACAATGTTCGATGACGATAAATATGAGAATCTACTTAAGAAGAAATGTAGTACGGAAACTAGAACAGAGCATAGAGCCATCGAGCAGCATCTGGAAGCTAAGGGGGAGAAATTCCTCGTAGTAAGGGAGGAACCCTCACATACGATAGGGCTGTCGAATCCCACAGAATCATCCTCCCCGTCCACCACGGGCTCCGACTCGACAATCGCACCTGGTGCTGTAGCTGGTGGTACCATTGCCACCATAGGAATACCAACTATcggtttctttttatataaa tatactgatgtatttgatggaataaaaaaaaccctCTTTGGTGGCAGCAATAATACAGGAGGAAGGAGTAGGGGAAGAAGATCTACTTTTCGACACAATGATCAACACTTTGACGGCTTCGATTCTTCCACCTTGGGTGGTGATGGTTCCACCACCctaggtggtggtggtggtgactCATCCACCTTAGGTGGTAGCTCCACCGATGTTTCGACCATCTATGATGATGGAGGACGACGACCAAGCGGAAGAACACGGGCAACAAATAATAGAAGACCAGGAAATATACGTTATTATGCTACGTAA
- a CDS encoding SICAvar, type I: MAASKAAPSTPQKASSKEDERIQRGLTKLETAFKDPLTEYGPLLAKCKGGVDKTSNSAEIQPHKDDLCNYITSAVRGTYGNSRSKGQGTSPSPGPVSGPVWSGLDRKNRCYMLRICMKYLMHHSCISDSDVKKILNAMEPQVKTWRVGEGSEEAKRRNREAFGNCIKKTWDKNYRGEKDLKCRVIEVLEKVNIIQDKKLNPLKSVLSGAGSATCSTSYDNSCNNGTAGVGGSGGGAVVDDVDDVVSDSDEDDDDEDEDVVLGAATTASSTQSPSLPVGKKGKGIVPSLSSFPFDSIHPYLPLVPSILGIITITYFLWKYFGQLGKIKRFRRAPLRIPGPSVQEQVLDHVQQDSSHEYRLFKERKPRYVPTRTKRSGRDPAGSGRVNRRTIIEIHFEVLDECQKGDTQLAQKDFLELLVQEFMGSELMEEEQVPKEEVLMEGVPMEGIPLEQAPMERVPNLGSGFKV, from the exons ATGGCGGCGTCAAAGGCGGCGCCATCGACGCCGCAAAAGGCGTCCAGCAAGGAAGATG agAGAATACAAAGAGGATTAACTAAACTTGAGACCGCTTTCAAGGACCCCCTAACGGAATATGGGCCACTCCTTGCAAAATGCAAGGGGGGAGTAGATAAAACTTCCAATTCCGCAGAAATACAACCACATAAAGATGATTTATGTAATTATATAACTTCTGCTGTTAGAGGTACTTACGGGAATAGTCGATCAAAGGGTCAAGGTACAAGTCCAAGTCCAGGACCTGTTTCTGGTCCTGTTTGGAGTGGATTAGATCGTAAGAATCGTTGTTATATGTTACGAATATgtatgaaatatttaatgCACCACTCTTGTATATCAGACAGTGATGTTAAGAAGATTTTAAATGCAATGGAACCGCAAGTTAAGACATGGAGGGTAGGGGAGGGGAGTGAAGAAGCTAAGCGAAGGAATAGGGAAGCTTTTGGTaattgtataaaaaaaacatgggATAAAAATTATCGGGGAGAAAAAGACTTAAAGTGTAGAGTTATTGAGGTATTAGAGAAAGTGAATATAATACaggataaaaaattgaaccCATTGAAATCGGTATTATCTGGTGCAGGAAGTGCAACATGCTCTACTTCATATGACAACAGTTGTAATAACGGCACGGCCGGTGTTGGCGGAAGCGGCGGTGGCGCCGTCGTCGACGACGTCGACGACGTCGTCAGCGACAGCGACGAAGACGATGATGACGAAGATGAGGATGTTGTTCTTGGTGCTGCAACAACAGCATCATCAACACAATCACCATCCCTCCCTGTagggaagaaagggaagggaatcgtcccttccctttcttcctttccttttgacTCGATTCATCCTTATCTTCCTCTAGTTCCTTCTATCCTTGGAATTATCACTATAACTTAtttcctttggaag tattttggccAACTGGGTAAAATAAAACGTTTCAGAAGAGCTCCTTTAAGAATTCCCGGTCCATCGgtacaagaacaagtcctcgatcatgtgcagcaagatagttcacatgaatatcgattgtttaaggaacgaaaacctcgttatgttccaacaagaacaaaacgttctggtcgcgatCCTGCTGGTAgtggtcgcgtgaatcgtcgaacgattattgaaattcattttgaagtgttggatgaatgtcaaaaaggggacacacaattggctcagaaggattttctggaacttttggttcaagaattcatgggatccgaattaatggaagaagaacaggttcctaaggaagaagttcttatggaaggtgttcctatggaaggTATTCCTTTGGAGCAGGctccaatggaacgtgttccaaatttaggttccgggtttaaggtttag
- a CDS encoding ribosomal protein L27, mitochondrial, putative: MNPLRRFHFLTPPYWKNGFFISCAQNGGFPKGTITSRGFKSSPVTIPLRESQPNTMHFSLQKKNICTNSTKCVNVHPYLFPPLGMVPKRVRYDVHRGGEQHTDITNLLHTFKRFKMVKTSSYRRKSRSSPNGQGQKAKIGIKRLSAEYVKTGQLLVKQRKIIAFNLERKTRRRNFKYYPGEHVKVTKNTSLVALTNGRVKYTFHTTQNVLIVNVLPEEIDELREEDLYRYRTEHVRSLEENRSLVYLRMKHVVSFPPSKETQFRKPPLRPQFLARYDIEDNPTLREVPVLYHKPK, translated from the coding sequence ATGAATCCTCTACGCaggttccattttttaaccCCTCCGTATTGGAAGAATGGGTTCTTCATTTCCTGCGCACAAAATGGGGGATTCCCCAAAGGAACAATAACTTCGCGTGGATTTAAAAGTTCCCCAGTGACTATCCCCCTTAGAGAAAGTCAGCCAAACACAATGCACTTCtcactacaaaaaaaaaatatatgtacaaacaGCACCAAGTGTGTAAATGTCCACCCGTATCTGTTTCCTCCGCTGGGGATGGTGCCTAAGAGGGTTCGCTATGATGTCCACAGAGGAGGGGAGCAACATACAGACATTACAAACTTGCTCCATACATTTAAGCGTtttaaaatggtgaagaCGAGTTCctacagaaggaaaagtagGAGCTCTCCTAATGGACAAGGacaaaaagcaaaaatagGAATAAAACGGCTAAGTGCTGAATACGTAAAAACAGGACAGCTTCTCGTgaagcaaagaaaaattattgctTTCAAtttagaaagaaaaacacgAAGACGCAATTTTAAGTATTACCCTGGGGAACATGTTAAGGTTACGAAAAACACAAGTTTAGTAGCCCTCACAAATGGCAGAGTGAAGTATACATTTCACACTACGCAGAATGTGCTCATCGTGAATGTACTTCCAGAGGAGATAGATGAACTGAGGGAGGAAGATTTATATAGATACAGAACTGAACATGTGAGATCGCTAGAGGAAAATAGAAGTCTTGTTTATCTTCGAATGAAACATGTCGTGAGCTTTCCTCCAAGTAAAGAGACGCAGTTTAGAAAACCACCACTGCGTCCACAATTTTTGGCAAGGTATGATATAGAAGATAATCCTACCTTGAGGGAGGTGCCCGTGTTGTATCACAAGCCGAAGTGA